In Anaerolineales bacterium, the following proteins share a genomic window:
- the thrC gene encoding threonine synthase: protein MTYQGLIHTYGHLLDLPPHTRTVSLLEGRTPLIKADNLARHLGGGFELFIKYEGLNPTGSFKDRGMTAAVSEALGRGATTVICASTGNTAASAAAYAARAGMKSIVLIPQGKVAAGKLAGAIAYGAQVIQIDGSFDDALTMVVEITNKHPICLVNSINPYRIEGQKTAAFEICEELGSAPDWLCLPVGNAGNITAYWAGFKQYSGLNGGLKSAIRSAQLPRLLGVQAAGAAPLVVGHAVENPETVATAIRIGKPARGEQALQAAEESKGKIIAVSDEKILEMQKLLAKLEGIWVEPASATGLAGLAEEIESGTLRLLSGQGLKVESLRVVAVCTGHGLKDAEIITREMQKPLVVPPRLEALEEVILGN, encoded by the coding sequence ATGACTTATCAGGGACTCATTCACACATACGGACATTTACTCGACCTCCCGCCTCATACGCGGACCGTCAGCCTGCTCGAGGGGCGGACGCCTTTAATCAAAGCCGACAATTTGGCGCGTCACCTTGGCGGCGGATTCGAGTTGTTCATCAAATACGAGGGACTCAACCCGACAGGCTCGTTCAAAGACCGCGGCATGACTGCGGCGGTGAGCGAGGCGCTGGGACGCGGCGCGACAACCGTGATCTGCGCGTCAACGGGCAACACTGCCGCCTCTGCCGCGGCATACGCGGCGCGGGCTGGGATGAAATCCATTGTGTTGATTCCGCAGGGCAAGGTGGCGGCGGGGAAATTGGCGGGAGCGATCGCCTACGGCGCGCAAGTGATTCAAATTGACGGCTCGTTCGATGACGCGTTGACGATGGTTGTCGAGATCACGAACAAGCATCCGATCTGTTTGGTGAATTCGATCAATCCGTATCGCATCGAGGGACAGAAGACCGCCGCGTTCGAGATTTGCGAAGAGTTGGGGTCCGCGCCTGATTGGTTGTGTCTGCCTGTGGGTAACGCGGGGAACATCACGGCTTATTGGGCGGGGTTCAAGCAGTATAGCGGGCTAAATGGCGGACTGAAGTCCGCGATCCGTTCCGCGCAGTTGCCGAGGTTGTTGGGGGTGCAAGCCGCGGGAGCCGCTCCGTTGGTGGTAGGACATGCGGTTGAAAATCCCGAAACGGTTGCAACGGCGATTCGAATCGGGAAGCCTGCGCGCGGGGAACAGGCACTGCAAGCGGCGGAGGAATCAAAAGGGAAAATCATCGCGGTGAGCGATGAAAAAATATTGGAGATGCAAAAATTGCTGGCAAAACTCGAAGGGATTTGGGTCGAGCCCGCGTCGGCGACGGGATTGGCGGGGTTGGCGGAGGAAATAGAAAGTGGAACCCTTCGTCTCCTCTCAGGGCAGGGGTTGAAGGTTGAAAGTTTGCGCGTGGTGGCGGTATGTACGGGGCATGGATTGAAAGATGCGGAGATCATCACGAGGGAGATGCAGAAGCCGCTGGTCGTGCCGCCGAGGCTGGAGGCGTTGGAAGAGGTGATTCTAGGAAATTAA
- a CDS encoding SGNH/GDSL hydrolase family protein, with translation MPVIPTNIDDSLRDVYKLGLSLGNDPHAFSLFGDCQARPAEFFGVFETDEELFASLSPELQETVDNFRGSFNRESPTAQDGTTPGALLWTQWHQGKFTCTFAETPVECELRIHRPSFVIIQIGTHFESRNTDYLRRIIEQLLDAGVVPILATKADNREKDERVNRDMAMLASEYDLPLWNFWAAVSDLPNRGLYTRDDRPLQGDIYLTDEAAQIHRMTGLDVLNAVWRAVTEK, from the coding sequence ATGCCAGTCATTCCAACAAACATAGACGACTCGTTGCGCGATGTCTATAAGCTTGGATTGTCCCTCGGCAACGATCCTCACGCGTTTTCATTGTTTGGAGATTGCCAAGCGCGACCTGCTGAATTTTTCGGCGTCTTTGAAACGGACGAGGAATTATTTGCAAGTCTCTCCCCCGAATTGCAAGAAACTGTTGACAACTTTCGCGGCTCGTTCAACCGTGAAAGCCCCACCGCGCAAGACGGCACAACACCAGGCGCGCTCCTGTGGACTCAATGGCATCAAGGAAAATTTACCTGCACGTTTGCCGAAACGCCCGTCGAATGTGAGTTGCGGATTCATCGTCCGTCGTTCGTCATCATTCAGATCGGCACGCACTTCGAGTCGCGCAACACGGACTATCTTCGACGCATCATCGAGCAATTGCTTGACGCGGGCGTTGTGCCGATTCTCGCGACGAAAGCCGATAATCGCGAGAAAGACGAACGCGTCAACCGCGACATGGCAATGCTCGCCTCCGAATACGACCTTCCACTGTGGAATTTCTGGGCGGCTGTTTCAGATTTACCCAATCGCGGACTCTACACCCGCGACGACCGCCCCCTGCAAGGCGACATCTATCTCACCGACGAAGCCGCGCAAATCCATCGTATGACAGGGTTGGATGTATTGAATGCTGTTTGGCGTGCCGTTACTGAAAAATAA